TGCTTCACATGGGAACGGAGTAATCCGCCAAAGACATGCAAGCACAAGTTTTGTGTATCTGTTTGAGGTTCAAAAAGGTGCCACTTTGTACTGTATGCATATTTGCTGTCATTCTTGCAACTTCAAATTAAGCTAATTAGGTGTTTATATGGAAATGAGCTGACTCAGTTCTGGCCTTGAAAACGGTCACTTTGACACgctttcctaaaaaaaaaaaaaaaaactccagtctATATAGGCCAAGGTAAAAtaccctttttttttgttttgaaaaagaGCATACAAGGCCAAAGTGATATGTTGAGTTAGCTTTCACTGTGGTAATGTGTGCGCCACGGTTACAAGACAAAATCTAATATCAATATTTCATAGTTGAACTCATATGCAGGATTCAACAGGATCAGAACCAGTTATATCTTCCAATCTCCCGCTCACACTTATCACATCAACACACAACTGCTGGGTCAGGAGTTCATCAGTTCACCCTGTAAACATATGAACACCTGCACAGACTTTCCTttgttccttttgtgtttcaggaTATTCCATATTTTATATGACAGGTTCTACCTTTAAAGGATAGtcaacccaaaaataaaaattcaaataaaaataaaatataaatagaaaataaaaaattttgaagaatatcctggttattctttttcatataataaaaatgaataaggACTGGgtctgtcgagctccaaaatgacataaaagcaccataaattgaTTAATATACACCAAGGCTTGTGAAACCATACTAGCTCTCCTTGGAGCCTTCATGAGAGTTAATGAGTGAAGTATCTATGTTTTTGAACGAATGGCTCTTTTGATTCAGATCTTTCAGTGAACTGATTTTTCCAGTTCCCAAAACCAGtttgaatgatttgttcacaaatcaaactgggccttgtttcccaataaCAATTGAGCTTTTTCTATAAGTGATTGTACAAACGTTTGTAATTTTTTacgtgcatttcccaaaactaCACTTAACATGAACGAGCGAGGATGTGCTTTAAATGCTACTTAAAAGACTCGCTGTCCTaatgacagtgctgaaatgtgatcgtatagtgctgctcgtcattgtaacttcatcaaatttgtgcataactttacaatcatttgtaatttaccttgctaatatttgtttaaaaatattttcttaaatattcgacctaattaactacatatttatatattgttttacaataattttgtgcataacaatctatttcttttacacaatctgattccataatcaggtgtgcatgtgtaatatttagtttttacaaATTTCTCTCGATATGAAAGTTTCCAGGATAAGTGAAGACAGCGGAGTCCCTTTGTATGATCCTGCAaattacaagcattcattgaatattattCCGTGTTATCGCGGAGCGCAAAATAAGGAAACGTTTAGAagatgcgctttagggacattcaccaataaagcaGAGGTCTGctcttgttgggcctcatgtattcagatagaagacaaaggcaggcctaacacagtcgtaaaacctaactcaggcccccatatcaagtcataaatcttactgataaaatccgcaccaaaatcaaacaaagggagtccaaaacagactacaaatcccacgaagccttgctcactaaaggatcgaactctcaactcctattggatgaggcacacgacagaacgcacctcaacagTGACAtaatcaggagtagaaatacctctgaaatgcttccgggatttgcttccagcaactttgcttgccgtgtgtagacgcagctcatcgctgctctcaggtgtagcctcgtggcacaaggaagtaacgtccgacttgaaactgtggccatacaatcttcatatcgctggacgagttgagattactctgtgttccaccgaacactctaacggatccgaaggagaccgtcgagcaatccgcatcttcatccgtttgcctgcggaagtgaagagagaaaagatttctcttccatcttcaatcaagtcgacgttgctgatttctccgccagcccgccgagaatcagcagccgtaccgcccgctgacagagtgaggaaacggcctcccatcatcacccaagcctcgaggaatcgagtcggagttaaaggacggatgaacacacattttgcatcctcatgcgattcaagtaagaggtttacgtctgggcagagatagaatactatagtgtgttattcttgtgtatcaaggttattgcttgtacagttaatGGACCACCGAGTCcgttcattattaatactcagggtattaattatcatgaatgagatttgctgtattgtagtccaaccacattggacttttGTGCATTTCCgacatcgcgggtgagaccggcaaactgagtttatccattaaagaatcaaagaccgcgggacggtttatgagccgtccaccgcgtctctgagtgataaactaacagctgctttctctcccacgatcgcgaaatcggctttggggctgttacttaattctctctctcgtactaacacacacacgcgacccctcacaaacattctggcacacatttttggctagtagatagcttcttgataaagctcagctttgtccctaagctaccattgactggtttctctccgcccacattcgcggccatattccctggccggaagtctcgcgtgacatactctccacgagagtcacatccgccattttccgcaagtccctccttacacacacacacacacactctcacacatacctTATGTGTTattggattattttagtttccatatctaatcatatcactgtttagtttgtagttgtaagtcggaagtttattgactgcattgtattaattattaattgatattactgcataaataaactttgttatattacaaagagaagtgttttggtttgttttgcatacacctgtgtcatgctggtgggatgtcagtgctcggattcaagccttcattcatttgtttttttcccgaaaatcgatattcttcggatgtcgattttcctaagaaaacaatctaatattgagactattatactatctggttattagtccctgattccagggtggtgccccgtcaatgataatccttattaatattctattgatttttgataattgataattatctttgacgattgttgattttgaaggatcaataagctagtgttaattttaattaatgtatcatagatgttaatgattggtgattatctttgataattgttgatttaaaggattaaaaaagctaacattgattctcatcaatgttctgttgattttaataaataataattatctttgataattattaattattgctaataaccaaacccgctcataaacgtagcgcactacatttactggagccccatatgaggttttaatgagttagattcaactaattaatttagatattaattaataactaaagaaataattaccaattatttctgatagtaacactgatctaaaccagtaaagccctacactctttactcccaaaagtgataacggtgaCAGAAATGCTGCATGTGTGGTGCTACACAACTTGTAATGCTGACGAGAGCACCTTTTGGTGTCAGATATGAAGAAGAGACGAGGATGATGAGCCAATATACTAatgattttcatgcagttatttacttttttcttctctctctgattttaatttatacagttgtctgcatcaatcatgccaccactttgctGTTTCCAACTATTCcacacaaataattttatttgtttactaaccttatatcttctgtgtgcattgtgtgattttattgaaaattcagcagtatgtttggtaatgggggctgatcacattatgggtcacggtcatagtgccaccaactgacagcaggaagtatggcactttaaATAGactgaaatagccctcttatgtttacctgaattgcttcaagaTTCTTTAGAATAAAGCCAAGACACTGCTgttttaaaattgtaaagggatattttatatcttaaatagtgttgccattgcaacacattaatttttattattcctttcttcctatatttgggtgtaaaCTTAAACAATTGTAACTCATGAATGCTAGGGAGTACAGACTTAAGCctggtctctttttaaagaagacacttggtagtttattgtgcaagtgaaaacagtttttaaagtgaaatgaaaaagttaaagaagtttattgtaatgaaaatgtaatgcacaaactttttattttttatataaataaaatatactaaaaatatcaactgaaatgtaaaaatattaggaAAAAAAGCCACATGTCTAACCCAGATCTGATCCAAATTTTAGgtctataaataaaaaaaattaccttttgaTGGCAATTTGTTCAGATGCAGTACCAGAAATCTCCAATAGaagacagccaagctccattggtgaatgattcccaaaagaccACATCTACACAATTATCTGAGTAAACTCGGCAGTAattggcataaaaacacaaaggaacCAAAGCCACTTGTCTGACCATGTCCTGATATGAatttgtttttagatttttttcttcataaaaagccACAAAGGTAGGACAGTATATAccgatcataagcagagaacgtgaaacataagtactgtcgctcacatgtcgcatgttttaaaaatgcactcttttaacatttattttttttatacgtttttcactgtaatgttctaatagcaaaatacagtgcatccggaaagtattcacagcgcttcactttttccacattttgttgttacagccttaatCCAAAATGGATGAAATTCATTATttatcaagttgtagaaacatctcaaggattatcagtggaaacaggatgcacctgagctcaattttgagtgtcatggcaaaggctgtgaatacttaggtacatgtgattatttttttttgtttttttatttttaataaatttgcaaagatttcaaacaaacttctttcacgttgtcattatggggtattgtttgtagaattttgaggaaaataatgaatttaatccattttggaataaggctgtaacataacaaaatgtggaaaaagtgaaatgTGGAAAAGCTtacactgtgaatactttccggatgcactgtagactgcagaagatgaaagttgagtttttaagctttaatttggtaccaagtttgtgaacattgatgaagtttttgatataaaacaaagcatttgttttatagccaCACTCAAACAGCCCATCtattggccagtgacagttaataggtttaaaatgggcgtgtgagacggcctctgtagcacccccattttcacctacagtcaccaaaattggtacatatatagttctcatcaagccggacaactttcataattatagttattagttCTGcacaacaggaagttggccattttggattttttgaatattgcagtcactgaacttttaaatactcctaggggatttatgagactgtcaccacattatgccaagacattgaagatgctaaattgtgaacagatttttgatatatcgaacgatGTTGCCACGGCGAGgcattaatggcgaaaaatgggaaacaggaagtgtctcatatcttctgtgtacaatgtgtgatttagatcaaaattgagatgtattgtttagtcttgggggataatcacatggatgtgactattttgggtcacagtcatagcaccaccgcctggcagcaggaagtgtggctcttacaacagacttaaaaatagtcctcttatatttacccaaattgcttcaaaattgtttagaataataattttccaccttgCATTTTTCtccgaaagccaccaggtggaaatggacccatggtgcttgggctcAGCATCTCTGCTTTcagctatattattattattattattattattattattattactatgagacttgtctgttaaaattaaaataaaatatagttatcctgatattaaagttttagcataaagtgtagctatccAAATTGTAGGTATTTAAgttgtatcaggtgtaattttgcatttgtcctgtaggtgtctgcataagtctatgtgCTTACGATGCTCTTTATGCTGTacaattactccagagcactcataaatctatgagcattttcaagtactacttaaattacgatgcttttgggaaatggacCGCAAAACTAAGctgaatcgtaagatggattctacgatcgACTTagacttacgatgcttttggtaAACGAGGCcaactcactgactcaatgaTCCAGTCACAAAAGCTCACTAAAGGGAaaggtttttattaaaaaactacTTACATTTAGTTATGTTTCTCACAAAATTGTTATCATGTGGTttcagacttggaatataatgcacttttatggcacttttttgTCGTGTTGTTGCTTGACAGTGGAAGACAGCTTGGGAAACCTATTTAAACACAGTCATTTTTGAAGTTCCTCTTGTGATGGTAGTGACCCAGAAATTACACAAAAACATCCTAAACCATTTTCAAAaattacctgagaagcaaaattgcatgagATTTGTTATTTGTACACAAGTCTACATACAATTGTTTCTCAGGTAAATTGATCTTGCTTAGATATTTTTACACTACAAGATAAAGATTAAGAAATTGTTTTTAGCAGCAGCATCTATTCACATGCAACATGTAGGCTTTAGTCTGTATCTATTTTTCTAGTTTCTTGTACCATGTCTGGATGGcaatatgcttatgtaaattatTGTAAATGCAGATGTGGTTATGCATAGTGTTGTACAGGTGTTGTACACTCCATACATGTTTCTTTCGTGGAGGAGACAGGGTGGGGAATAAAGCATGTGCATGCACGTATAATCTTCCGCTAACTGAGATTTTTAAAGTGAACTTTACGCTAGTTCTGCTGTACATTTTATACATCTGAATAGGATGAAATGTATGCCAAGTCTTATACATAAGGCCCCTGGTCTTGTGTTACTGACAATATTCATGAGGATGGAGTCTGCAGAACTGCAGATTCTTTTttacagtttaaagtgtttttagacaaataataattttaactctGGTGCTCAACGTTTAGTGTAAACacatttaatgtttgtttttacacATTGAGGGATGAATTCAAATGATTTTCTGTGGTAAACAACAGCATTCCACAGATGCTCTTCACAGACATGAAGGTTTGGAATATAATAACCTGGAATATTGATCATTatgatttctctttctttctctcttttcttaaTATATCTCCACCTCTCATCCTTGACCTCTGTAGCAACAGGAACAGGACCCCACAAATCTGTACATCTCCAACCTGCCTCTGTCTATGGATGAGCAGGAGTTAGAGAGCATGCTCAAGCCCTTCAGTCAGGTCATCTCCACACGCATCTTACGAGATGCTAACGGAACCAGCCGTGGAGTGGGTTTTGCCAGGTATGCCTCACTGTCTCTGGAGCCTCATATAATCGgacattattatcattaatattcaattaataatgcatttacaatCAATCTCTGTAAGGATGGAATCGACTGAGAAGTGTGAGACCATCATTCAACATTTCAATGGCAAATACATCAAGACTCCTCCTGGAGTAGCAGGTACTACTCCACAGCTTACATGCTGAATTTGTGACTGGATGTTTAGCACAGTTAAACTATGAGTTTAACACTATGTGTTTAGTGCCTACAGAGCCCTTACTGTGTAAGTTTGCTGATGGTGGACAGAAGAAGCGTCAGAATCAGGGGAAATATCTCCAGAATGGGCGGCAATGGCCAAGAGATGGCGAAACTGTGAGAAAGCAGCTTTTCTTCATAGTTACTTCTCACTAAGGGGCGAATTCACTAGTTGTGCcattttacatttacgcatttggctgacgcttttatccaaagcaacttacagtgcattcaaagaatacattttattagtttgggtgttccctgggaatccaacccatgaccttggcatggctggcaccatgctctaccagttgagctacaggaaccacaTTTTTTGTGCCATTTTCACAATCCAGTATAACCAGGcactaaatgcactgaaatattgctgtatttacagtaaattaagTAACTGACATTTCTTTTCAGCTCAAACATGCCACTTTTCTACATAAATTAGGATTGTAAAAAAATGGTCTACTGCATATAACATTGCTGTATTATCACCACAGCAGGCAGAATACGTCATCATATTAAAAAGAGATAACTGTGTACTACATTTTTGCCTGTGTTTGCACCATTGACTGATTTCCATGATTCCGTTAGCGAATTTTGTGCTAAAACATAGACAGCGCATGCAAAGAAACCTCTCTATCAGCAACTGCAtttaattcttagtgaattcccccctataggagttttgtttttttatgttgcattAAATCATTCTCTAGGCTAAGTCTTgactgcctctctctctttctgacacAGAGTGGGATGACGCTAACATATGACCCTACCCCTGCTTTACAAAATGGGTGGGTTCAGATTTTATCTCTCAACACTGGAAATATTGCTTCAGAGCTGTACTTTGTGCCTTCTGTGTAATATAGGCACACAGAATGGtgaaaactctttaaaaaaaaaaaaagatatactgtacatatttgtgCATCTGTGTCGCCCCCTGCAGGTTTTACTCGCCTTCCTACAGCATCGCTCCAAACAGAATTATTGCCCAGACTTCTATCTCTCCATACATGCACTCACCTGTATCCACCTATCAGGTGTGATTCCTTTGGTGGTACCATGTATTACTACTTTGATGTGTATACCTCTAGTACTGTACAAAACCTTTGCACTTGTATGCATTTTCTCAGGTGCAGTTTCAGATGCTTTTGATGGCCAATAAAGTCCCCTCTTCTGTGTTTTTTTAGGTACACAATCCGTCCTGGATACATCATCAGTCTTACCTCATGCAGCCCACAGTATGTAGCATGACTGTTGTCTGATTTTCTCAGCACAACCTCTTAAAACATCTATGTCTGTCTAACATTCTTCTTTCTTCCCCTGTGTACAGGGTACCGTCCTCACACCCACAGTGGACCACACCATGACCATCCAGCCCACTGCCATAATAGGGCCTCTTACACAGCAGCTCAGCCATCTAACCCTGGGCAGCAATGGCACGGTGTGTTCCCCACAGAGAATTCATTGCAAAAATCACTTGAATGGAAAATATTGtaacatgttaaagggatagttcacccaaaaatgaaaattctctaatcatttactcacccttatgccatcccagatgtgtaagactttcttgcttctgcagaacacacatgaagattgttagaagactatctaagctctgtaggtccaagcaatgcaagtgaatggtgaccagatctcagaaggtccaaaaggacataaaggcagcataaaagtaattaatatgacaCCAGCGGTTAAACCCATGTccttagaagcaatatgataggtttgggtgagaaacagatcaatatttaagtacttttttactatcaatccccacctttgaccagctccaATTAGTAGGTggcagaatgtggaagtgaaagtgtagattcacggtaaaaaaggacttaaatattgtttctcacccacacctatcatatcacttctgaagacatggatttaaccactggagtcatatggattactttaatgctgcctttatgccctttttggaccttctgagatctggtcaccattcacttgcattgtatggacctacagagctgaagcattcttctaaaaatcttcatttgggttcagcagaagaaagaaagtcatacacatctgggatggcatgagggtgagtaaatgatgatagtattttcatttttggatgaactatccctatcTGTCAGATAAATGGTTATTATTAGATTCATAAAGGACATTTTACAATTACCTGTCTAAATGTGTCTTATCTTTCCTCAGTATATGCCTGCAAACACAGCTATGCAAGGGACATACATTCCACAATACGCCCAAGTGCCTCCCTCAAGTGTCGCTGAGGTACGAAAAATTACCATGATGAATTTTTTGAAGTGCGTCAAAGCTTGGTTCACTGTGATTTATTGTCAGTAACACTGACCTCATTACACTGCAGGAAAACAGCATccaacagcagcagcaggttGCCATAGAGACGCCCACAGACCACACAACATACTCCTACCATCATGGCAAGTAAAGAGGAGGTAGGCTACTTCCTGTTGATGTGCAAATGTTGTTGCCTGTAATGGACTGAAAGACAGTGAAGAAACATCTGTTTATAAACAAATATTCTTCAAATATTAACATTGCTTTCACTGAGGCTGTCAAAAGTACGTACCTAGGTAACAAGTTGAcactaaaatgtaaacaaaaacttttttttaacgaTATCACCAGTCATACTAAAGTGTTGGTAATAGTACCGAATGCCGGtgcaattgttttcctatgtaaacgtgctagatggGCGTTTTAGGCCATTGCGCCGCATCcccatttttttttccccagcgtCTCACGGAGGAacttttaagatgctgtgttgttaaaaatcattttaactgttaaaacacgtctcgagactcCTGTGGTTTACTCTATTTGTGGCGCTGCATCTCGCTTTTTAGCGCAAGGACGCGTTCGGTGTAAACTGCCCCTTAATTTTGGTACATGTGCGCTGCTTCACCACAGCCTGTGACTGAAAGGCGGCTACATCACAACACGACAAAAATTTGAGACAAAATATTGGCCCTGTGCACTAGACTTTGTGGTGT
The genomic region above belongs to Myxocyprinus asiaticus isolate MX2 ecotype Aquarium Trade chromosome 28, UBuf_Myxa_2, whole genome shotgun sequence and contains:
- the LOC127419521 gene encoding RNA-binding motif, single-stranded-interacting protein 2-like; the protein is MNSSCECVRLLERLNLFPRLQAEFPWLTSADCFGCTRRSGHRAAAAAVKMLLSVPPRTGINPFNGYTSRTSKKQTYASSTQQMAPPSPNTTTSSNGSSSVGDQLSKTNLYIRGLHPGTTDQDLVKLCQPYGKIVSTKAILDKTTNKCKGYGFVDFDSPASAQKAVTALKASGVQAQMAKQQEQDPTNLYISNLPLSMDEQELESMLKPFSQVISTRILRDANGTSRGVGFARMESTEKCETIIQHFNGKYIKTPPGVAVPTEPLLCKFADGGQKKRQNQGKYLQNGRQWPRDGETSGMTLTYDPTPALQNGFYSPSYSIAPNRIIAQTSISPYMHSPVSTYQVHNPSWIHHQSYLMQPTGTVLTPTVDHTMTIQPTAIIGPLTQQLSHLTLGSNGTYMPANTAMQGTYIPQYAQVPPSSVAEENSIQQQQQVAIETPTDHTTYSYHHGK